The nucleotide sequence ACCAAAATCGGCATGTCAAAAGGAAGTCTTTATTTTCATTTTCCGGACAAACAAACTCTGGTATCCAAAGCTTTGAGTAGGTATGAAAAGTCATTTTTTGAATTTATTAGCGCTTCTTTGCAAGGCAATTCTCCCGGTGAAAAATTGGAGAATTTCTTAGAATCGGTAAAAAGAATGCATAAATCAAAAAATTATTCAGGCGGGTGTATTTTTGGTAATACAGCTTTGGAAATGGCTGATAAAAATGATTCTTTATCCCAAAAGGTTAAAAATGTTTTTGACAGATGGATTTCAATGTTGAGCAGTATAATTAATGATGCTCAGAAAACCGGTGAAATAAGAAGTGATTTAAATTCTAAGATATTGGCTGGTTTTATCGTTTCATCTGTAGAAGGCGGAATAATGCTTTCCCGTCTGGAGAAGAAGGGAGAGCCCCTTTCTCAAACAATCTCTGCTTTAAAGATAATGATTTGCTTAAAACAAAAAAGGCAATAAGGAGGTTTTATGGTGTTTTACTTACTTATAAAAAACGCCGTGTGTAAATGAGACCTGTAATTTGTTTGTAATCAGAACTAATGATAAGGTAAAATATATTATGAAACATCAAACAAGGAGGAAACAATGAAAAAGACAGGAATTTTAATTACACTCTTGATAGCAGCAGTCTTTGTGGTGTCATGCGCAAAAACCGATATGCCGAAAACAGAACCGGCAAATGTATGGAATTATTTGCAGGATCAGAATTATACTGATTGGCAGTTATTTCCCGGAACAACTGAATTATACCCCGGTCAGTCACCTCACGGTGCCTTTCTTACATCTTATATTAACAAGAAAGCTGCAAAAAGTGTTAATAATGATGAATTTGCTTACGGCTCAATAATTGTAAAGGAAAACTACACTCCGTCAAAAAAACTTGCAGCTGTAACAGTCATGTATAAAGTAAAAGGATTTAACCCTGACGGAGGAGACTGGTACTGGGCAAAATATTCTCCAAAAGGCGATGCGCAGGCTGTTGGTAAAGTAAAAGGATGTATACAGTGCCACTCGGCAGTAAAAGATAGCGACTGGTCATATCTGAAATCCGAAATGTAAAACAGTTTTTAAAGGGCGGGAATTTAGTCTGTCCTTATTTTTTTATGGTTAATTATGCCACATCGAGAGCTTTGAATAATATGTTTTTCTCAGTCTTATACCAAGTTGCGTTTGTTTGAGTAACATCTGAGGATTTACAACAACACAGGAAGCACGTCTTCAGGCGTGCCAAAGTAGTTTTGCAAAACTGTTATTGTGGTCATGGCGGGGCTGAAGCCCCACTTCCAAAAGACAAGTATCTACTTCAAATTTTATTACTTTTTTGACTACAATTTAGTATTAGAGGTGTAAACTTAGCGCTTAAAACTTAGTACTTAATACTAATAAGTTTGTTACTTTCTTGACTGCAACTTGGTATAAATTATTCAAAGCCCTCATTTTAACTTTTATGAAGGAGATAAACAAATTCTTTAATGTACCTTTGTCCAATATGTATGTAATTTTCACCGAACACAAGGGAGAAGACTTTCACCTTTGCGAAAGACACCTGAAATCCAGGCAGGATGGGGAAGATCCATTAAAAGATTGGTCAGGCACTGAGTATACTTTCGGCAGGTTTGCCGATTGCATACCCCTGGGCATAGTCAACGCCCAGATCTTTCAGTTTGTTATAAATATCTGAATTCGTTACAAATTCTGCTATTGTTTCAGCATTAATGCTCTGTGCATAACTTACAATCGATTTTACCGTTTTATAAGATTTGCTTGATTTAGGAAGGTTTTCAATAAGGCTGCCGTCGATTTTAATATAGTCAATATTTATCTCATGATGCCTGCTGAAATTGGAATAACCGACACCAAAATCATCAATAGCAATCTTAAATCCGATTTTTTTAAGATTAATAATTTTTGATCTCAGATTGTAAATTTCCTCATTTTCCAGAATTTCCAACGTAACCCTTTCATGAGCGATATTATTGGTATCACATTGACTAAGCAGAAAATTCTCAAACCCCTCATCAGTTAGATCCTGAGCTGTTATATTAATTGAAAAACCGCTTTGAAGACTCCTGAAGATTTTACAACTTTCGGATATAACGATTCTTCCTATTGAAGCTAAAAGACCGAGCTGCTCTGCAGACGCCAGAAACATTGAAGGTGATATAACATCATTTTTCCCAACCATTCTTATAAGGCATTCATACTTAGGGATCTCTCCGGTTCTGATTTTCTTGATTGCCTGATAATAAGGTTTCAAAATCATCTTACTTTTACCCTGCAGTACATTTTTTAGAATATTCGACCATAGAATGTTTCTCTCATAAAATTTTTCCACTTCATCGTCAATCTGGCAATATGAGATTTTCTTCATATTTCGACTTTTTGCTTCCCTTAATGCTATATCCATTCTGTTAAAAAGGTTACTTCCAATATTGTCGCCATAAAAATTGTCGTTATGGGAAATCCCGCATACAAAAGACGGTGTTACACTTAAGCTGTTAATCCGAATAGGATTTTCACTTATAAAGTTTTCAAGCTTTTTTACAATCATCTCTGCAAAGTCGAGAAGGTTTTCCTTTAAAGATGTTTTATCCAGACAGGCTGCAAGAGCAAAAACATCACTGTGCAGTCTGTAGACTTCTGTATTATTGAAAACCAAAGAATTAGCAAATTCGGACAATTTTTTCCCAAAGCTTACCAGAAAATTATCCCCTTCTTCATTTCCATAGCAGCTGTTTATCTCCCCGAAATTTTTAATATCAATGCCCAATAAAACAATCTTTTTGCATTTTTGAACATTCAGCTTATTAATCAAACTGTTCCTGTTGGGAAGCCCTGTCAAATCATCCTTTAAAATCATAACCTTATCTTTTGTGTATTTTAAAGGATGTTATATCAAACACAGCGCTGAAAATCAATGTACATTTATTGGCACCCTCCCATTTTTTTCACAGTATCATACCAAGTGAACGTTTATTTAACAATTCATCAATTGTAGGAGCTAAATTAGGCGGCTTGGGTTTTCGAAATCTAAATATTTCCTTAGCCATAATAAATGCTCTGCTAATACCATCTAAAAGGCTATAATATATAAATTTTGGTCGATCTTTCTTTTTGGATTTCTCCCTCTTAGAATTTGCAATGACCTGCTCTTTTAATATTTCATCCTCCTGTACCATCAGCAATACGCTCCAGGCTAACATGGATGCTCCAAGCAGTGATTTTATCGCATTAAAGTTAGGGGTTAAACTCTTCTCTATTCCAAAGCCCTGCTTCTCAAATCTGTAACATTCTTCCACGCCCCAGCGGTGGTAATATCCTGTCACGCGTCTCTTAATCTCTCTGGATTTCTTTATGTGACCATTTGTAAGTAAAATATGAGGCTCTTTATTCTCCTCCCCCTTATTAACCATTACAGTCACAGGGTAAAGCTTACCTTCAAGATTTATATAACACTTCTTATAGCCAAACCTAAAAGATTTCCCAATTTTGTAACGTCTGTTTATTTTCTTCACTAAATCAGGAATACTTACCGGTTTACCTCCTAAAACAAGGTGGCGCTTTTTTGTTAATCTGGTTACAAAATCAAGATCCTTGTTTAAAAAATAATTCAGCATAATACCGCCGTCATAACCACGGTCTAATACCCACAAACCTTTGGGTCCAGCTGCTGATACAAAATTCTCTACCGCTTTCATACTTTCCGTGTTCATACTCTTAAAGCTCTGTTCTTCGCTGCTGTACATATCAAGATACATTGGAAATGTTATTCTCTCAGAAGGATTGTAACAACTTATTTGATTTAGATAATAACCGTTGCCGGTACTGCCTTTGCTCCCATCTCTTAAACGACAATGATTTTCAAAGTTATTGCCAAAATGATGACAAATGTCTCCCGCATCCAATGCTATTATTGTTTCTTCCCTTACTTTGTCTTTCCACTTGTTCATATTGTAATAATTCGACAATTCAAGAATCTCTGGGTGATCATGGACATTACGGCGTATCCTTTTTAAAGTGTCTTTTATGGCTATATCTTCCTTCAGGCTTCTTGCTATTTCTGTTAAGTTGCAGCTCTTTGAGGCTAATACTCCGGTTACTATTTCCAAAATATGTTTATGAAGGGGCTTTTTTACACTTACATTATCCTCTGAAATTGATGATGCTACACTCACAATTTTTCTTTAAGATTGCATTAGGAGTTGCAAGCCACCTTTAAGATGTTGTAGATTAAGGTTTTAAGAAAACAAAAACCACAACCAAAAAGGTGACTTACAATGAGCAAACTAAACTACAAATTAGAAAGAAGCAATGATAAAATTACCCCATTTGGTGGAATATCTTTGTTAATCCCACTGTTAGATAAGATGGGCATCCGAGATTTCCTTGATAAAGAACTTGATCATCCAGGCTCTAACAGAGGCAAACCGCCATCTTCTAAAATAATTCCTGTTATTCTATCGATGATATGCGGTGGCAGGAGTTTCAGTGATATCGACAAACTTTCTTTTGATAAGGTTTTAAGCTATATCAGCGGTATTGAAGATATCCCGGATAGTTCCAGCATCAGTAGGTATTTTTCAAAAACAGAAAGCATGTTGGATGAAGTAGCAGTTAATAAAACAATCAGCAAACTGGGCAGTCTCAACTATAAAATAGTGAAAGATGCTTTAAAAAGAGAAAATTTATTTTCAGTTACTCTGGATCAGGACGCCACTTATGCAAAGGTGTATAAAAGGGATGCCAAGTATTGTTATAAGAAATTTAAAGCATACAGTTCTATGACGTGTTTTATAGGAGAGAGCGGTTATTGTATAGACGAGGAATTTCGGGAAGGCAATGTAAGTGCCCAGGTTGGCATACTTGAACAGCTTCAGAGAGTCCATAAATATCTTGAATCTTGTGGTATAGAAGTATCCAATGTTCGTAATGATTCTGCCGGTTACCAATCTAAAGTATTGAATTACTGTTTTGATAACGATTTAACGTTTTTTATAGGAGGTGACCTTGATAGTTCAGTTCGTAAAGGAATAAATCATATACCATCTGATTCATGGAAAAGATATAGAAATAGGTATGGAGATGAAAGCGATAATGAGGAAATAGCAGAGTTTATTCACTGTATGGAAAACACTAAGGAGAGTTTCCGTATAATAGTTGTTCGTAAGAAAATTGAGTCAGACAACCCCACAGTTCCGGAGCTTCTTGGTGATAAATATGAATATCGTGTTATTGCAACTAATTCAAAACTGGATGCAGAAAAGGTGGTACATTTTTATAATTTGCGCGGTGTTTGTGAATACAATATAAAAGAAGCAAAGTATGGTTTTAATTTAAAAAGCTTTCCTTCGGGTAATCTTGCGGGTAACGGCTTATGGTTTAAGACAGGAATACTGGCATATAATCTGATTATGTACCTCAAACGAATCATAATGGGAGGTGTCTATAAAAATAAAGAGATGGGTAGTATACGTTATCAGGTCATATCTATAGCGGGGAAACTTGTGTCCCACGGCGGTAATAAACTGAAGTTGTGCTGCAGTGTGGATATGTTCAAAAAAATGGAACAGTGGAGGACAGAATGTTTAACGTTGTGACCTTTTTTCTTTACTTATGTTAACTTTGTGGACAATTCAGGCAATAGGCAGTATTGCTGTGTCTAAAAACGGTGTAAATGGAGAAAATTTATGCTTTAGTAAAGTATGAATGAAGTAATATTTGGAAAATCTTTTCTTGTATTTTAAAAACAACAGGAAAAATATCAAAATCGGAGTTTGTTATTTTCTAATGCAAAATTAAAGTTTTTCTCTTCACATTTTTCCTAATTTCACCTATCATAAACTGCCTCCTTTTTCTTTTTTGTTAGTGCTTTATGGTAAATTCACTATACAGGAAAAAGGAGGCTTATTCAATCACTTATCTTCATCTTTTACCTTTCTTTACAAATACTTATCAAATATCTTTTTGAGAAAATGGGAGGGTGCCAAACATTTAATCTGGCATCACCCCAAAAATTATATAAAAGTTTTGTTTTACATATACTTAGTTAACCCTGAAAAAGGTATATTTTCTTAAAATTTGCCAATATTTTTGTTTATTAAATGTAAACTATACATATATTTTGGCATACTTTTTATCCAGAAACACTTCGTTTGCAAAATTTGCTAATTTTTTTGCAATATTATCCATAAATTTTTTGAGAAAAAATAAAAGAAAGGCCAGTATCAGCCTTAAATTATGTCCACTTGCTGCCAAAATCGCATTAGCTTTATCTCCCTCTTTGCCTTTCAGATAATTTCTGTCCATCCGGTTATCTCGCTTAGTATGACCTATCGTCGCCTCAACACAACTTCGTCTTTTCAATAACCTCTTAAAATTAACTTTGAATTTCTTCATACTGCGTGGAACTACATGGACTTTTGCATCCCCTCTATAATTGTGCTTCCTGTAACCCAAATCTACCAATATCGTATCTATTGTACCGTTACTACCCAAAAGGGTTTTTGCTTCACATAAATTCTCTTCTAATGTATGACCGTCATAAGGATTGCCGTGAAATGATTTGCAACTCAGTATAAAATTCTTCTTCAATGTACCAACAAAACCTACTTTGTTACCAAACTCATACCTCTTATGGCTCTTGCCCTTGCTAATGCACTCAACCTCTGGACTGTGAAGACTGTAAAGTTTGTTCTTGCTCTTTTTACTCCGATTCCACAAACTCTCGTAAAATAACTTTAGCTGTTGAAACTCATCCGAATTCCTCAATTCCTCAGGTAAAACCCTTTCTATAGAACGATATAATTTGCCCATCTTTGTCTTCATCTTTTTTACTGCCTTACCCGCTCTCTTGTACTGTTTCGCATGAACATAGCCACTATATTTCATCAATAGCTTCTTGCCGGAATATTCATGTGTCTCCTTTAACCTTATCTCATGCTTCTTTGAAAATTTCACAAGATATTTGATCATTGTATAAAAAAGTTTTATGTCCGTTGGAAACGTTATGTTCTTTTCCTGCACCGTCGTATCTGCAGCTACTTTCTTTACGTCATTCTTATTAAGATAACCACTACGAAAAGCAGTGTTAATTGTCTCCTCTAAAAACTTCAACAAATCTTCTTCTTTTAAACGATTCCGAAATCTTGTCATGCTGGTTGGATTTATCGGCACCTTTGTCTGGAATACCTTTTCTCCAGTGAAGTACTGCCAGTAAGGGTTTTCTTTCCAGCCATGCACCACGTCTTCATCACTCAAATTGTACGTGTATTTCAAATAATGAAACCCAACCATCATACGTATTGGAATTCCTGGGCGACCATCGTTACGGTGATAAAGACTGCCAAATTCTTTCTCAAAATATTCCCAGTCTATTTTATCTGCTAATTGTATTAATGGATGTTTCATATCTATAATGTTAACAAGCAGTGGTTCTAAAAGCTCTTGTGTCGTCGAATCTTGCTTCTTAGGACGCATATAATCCCCCGGGTTTTTTGCTTATTCCTTTACTTTTCTGTGGGATTACTTTAGCATATTTCCTTGGTTAACTCAAGTATTATCAAATAGTTATCTAGTTTCTCAGGGCTAACTACATAATCCACCGAATGGAGGAAGAAGGCTGTTTTAACAGTGTAGTGCTTTACGATGAAATAAGAGATATGGGCTACACAGGTAAGATGACGATTCTTAGCCCAACTTTGCCAAAAAAATGCATAAAGTGCTGGTGTGTAAAGAAGCGGATTTAAAATTATTCACTACAGACTTTTTTATTTCGTAAAATTTTGCTTGAATACCCCAAGGCCTTATAAATTGACTTTTGGTGTTCTTCAGTCTTAGAAGTCACCCTCTGCATTATCCTTGCATTTTCCTCCGTATTCATCGAAACCGTCATCCGCATATGATTAGAAAGTTTTTTACGAACTGTACGCCAACTGTAATGTATACCCTCTGATTTCAACTTCCTCCTAAGATTATGAACCAAATGATACGCCAAAACACTTATAAAAAGATGACCCTCCACAGCTGATGTTTTTTGCAAGTAGAAATTCCCTATTTTTGCAAAAATTTTTTCCCTACCTCGGTGAGGAATTTTTTTTGTTAACAAGCGAATTTTTCACTCGCCAACTTTCCCCCTGAAATACCAGCAAATGACTGTAATGTGTACCACATATTTACCAGCCTCTGGCTGGTGCTAGATGAACCAGCCTGTCAATCATAGCTGCGGTCATCTCCTGATCGTAAAAAATATTCACCCATTTGCTGAATTCCAGATTAGTGGTGATAATCAGGCTCTTGGTTTCATAACACTCAGAAATCACCTGAAATAGCAGTTGTCCACCGACCATATCCAACGGCACATATCCCCACTCATCACATATTATCAAATCCAGCTTAGACAGCTTCCTGAACAACTTGTCCAATGCCCCCTGCTGTCTGGCTTCAAGAAGCTTGTTCACCAATCCGGCTGTTCTGTAAAAACCCACACGCATATCTTCCATGCAAGCCTTAATACCAATGGCTGTAGCAAGGTGGGACTTGCCCGTCCCGGAATTCCCGTATAAAATTAGATTCTCCTTACGCCTGACAAATTCTGCAGATTCTATATCTGATATACTTAAGCCGGACGGAAGCTCTAAATCGTCATACACATAATCAGAAAAACTCTTCATGTTGTAAAAACCGGCACTCTTTATATTCCTCTGCCTGCGGTTATCAGCCCTATGTTGTATCTCCAGCTGGAACAATTGCAGTAAAAACTTATACCTGTCTTCTTCCTGTATCTTCTGCATATTATCCACTATATTCCTGCTCAGCTTCAGCTCCTTGCAGGCTTCTGCCACAGACTCAATTACTGACATGACCAACCTCGCTATTAAATAATCGGTCATATTTACTGAAATCAGAATCAACCTTTCTCAATTCAGGAACATCAGGTGACAGACTTACCGGCTTAAGCTCAGGCATCCTGCTGATTATACTCCTGTAAACAGAGGATATACTCTCAAAATCACTGGCATTGCATGACAATGCATTTTCCAGGGATTTTACTGCCACATCAAACCCCGACTCCTTAGTCATACTTGCAAGCATTTTTAGTGCTGAAGATTTTTCCCCCGGTGATACTTTATCAAGCCAACTCCTGATAGAACAGGGGAGCATTTTATAAATACCCGTATATTTCAGGGCACCAGGCTTCTTTGAGAGCTGACTGAGATATGGTAACCAATCCATAGATTCCTGTCTCTCTTCTCCATAAAGCCTATTGTGAACAACCACCTCCTTCATATTTTTATCAAGCACTTTGATATTGTTATGGCTCTTTACTACTACAGCTCTACCACCTGCAAGGCGTGGAGAGGCTGAATAGGTGTGTTTACCGTCATTCAATGTAAATTTGCCGTAAGCATCAACTCTTACATGCTCATAACTCTCCGCCTCAAAAACTCTGGTAGGCAGCGGATTGAGTGCTTTCAAATCCTCTTCAAAAAGACTGGAGATAAATTCCCCTTTACGGTAATGCTCACGCTTCATATCTTTGTCACACCTTACCAGCAGCTCACGGTTGTACTCTTCCAAATCTGAAAACTCCGGAACGGGAACAAGAAGATTACGCCTTAAATAACCAACTTTATTCTCTACATTTCCCTTCTCATGACCGGAAGCCGGATTGCAGAATGCTGACTCGAATCCGTAATGTTCCCTGAATCTTATAAATGATTCTGTCAAATTACGGTCTTTGCCTTTTAAGATATCTTTAACTACAGGGGATAAATTGTCATACCAATGCCTATGGGGGACACCGCCCATATGTTCAAAAATATTTCTCAATCCCTGGGCAAGGCATTTAAAGTTCTCCCCCTTAAAAAGCTGCAGATAACCGCCATTGCTGTTGGGGAATGATACGCTCAGATAAGAGCCAAAAAACGGTACACCTTTTTCTACAAAGTCAGCCTTACCGAAGTCTATCTGGGCTTCACCCGCTTTATGCTCTAAAGGTAAGTACGACTGCTTAGGGTTGTAAATCTCCTGCTTCTTCTCTGATACATAACTCGCTACTGTCCGGTAGCTGCACTCAAAATCAGGATATTTTTCCCTCAATCTGTCAAATACCCTTTTGGCTGTATGCCTTTGTTTGCGCCTTATTCTTCTGTCATCTTCTAACCATCTGTCTATCTCAGGCTTATACGCATCAAGCTTCGATCCCCTGACTTCCGGTAACGGCAGCTTTACTTCTGTCCAGTTCTCTTTCTCAAGATACTTGTTTACTGTCTTGCGATCAAAGCCGGTTTCTCTGCATATTTCCGACACATTCTTGCCTTTGTTAAAGTACATATTTCTGATATCTTCAATTTGTAACATACTTAACATCCTCTCTTTTTGCCTCCTGTAAGTTTTTTATAACAACTTACAGGGTTTAGCAGTTGTGAAAATTGTTGCAATTATTTCTTGCAAATTTCGGGAATTCCTGTTTGCAACTTTCGGGAATTCCTCTTGCAACTTTGTCCATTTTTAGTATGCAACAAATAATTTGAGGTATTTGAGGTAGTTGACGTAGTTGAGGTATCTGGATATTTACAGGTATTTAAAAGTAATTGGAGTAGTTGAGGTACAAACCGCCTGCTATATTTCTACCTCACCATCTCACTCTCTCACTATTTTTTGTCAGTAAGCAGCTTCCCTCCGACACTGACATTGTCCTGCCTGTTTTCTTTCATTAAAATAATTATACTCTCTTCAGGCAGGGAATAAAATTCCGAAGCCGCCTCTGTGACTTTCTCCACGAAATCTCTTTTCTTGGATAAATCATCAGTTTTAGGCCCTTCTACAGTTATCACCGGCATAAATTACCTCCTTATCAGTATTAATTTATTCTAAAGCAACAGCAAGTAAAAGTACAGACAAAGCATATTTGTTACTGGGATTATATCTTTTCAAAACTTCAAAATTATGAAAAACAGCCCAGTAAATATCCTTTCCCTCGTCTTTGAGTCGTATAAGCTTAGCTTTATGCCCTGATAATCCGAACGGAAAACTAACACCTTTCTCCTTTAAACTGGAAATACTCATCCACTCACCGGTCAGCTTTTCGCTGCCATAGACAACCGATACAGCGGTGGGATCGGAATAATGCCAGCCGTGTTGTTTGAGAAAATTTGCCACACTGCCTATTGCATCGGACATGGAATTTACCAAATCAACCTGACCGTCTTCATCAAAATCCACTGCATATTTTAAAACATTTGAAGGCATAAACTGAGGATACCCTATCGCACCTGCATATGATGACCGTATCTCTTTGGGATTAATATTATTCTTATAAGAATAGACCAGGAGATTCCCCAGTTCGTATGTGAAATATTCTCTCCTTTCTTCAAAATTCATTGCAAGTGTATACAGTGAATCCAAAGCGTTAAACTTCGGTGTATATCTGCCGAAAAACGTTTCGACACCCAAAACGGCTGCAATAATTTCAGAGGGAACGTAGAATTCGTTTTCAGCTCTCTCCAGTTCCTCCCTGTATTTTCTGTAAAAATCTCTCCCCATGGAAATTCTCTGTTCATTGACAAATATTTTTTTATAATCCCCCCATTCCTCAGCCTCAGCAGGTTTTGAAATCAAGTCTGTGACTTGGTCAACAATTTCTGCTTTTGATAAACTCTCTTTTACATAGCGCTTTGGTAGTTCGAACTTTTCAGCAATCTTATCACCGATAACCAAAGAATGTGAGGAAGATAAGAAACATAAAGAAAAAAGTAGAGTAAACATTAATCTCAACATGGGATTAATATATTAATACTATCCCGAATCTTCAATGGAAGAAAAAAAATAATTTGTAATTATACCAGATCAGGCAATATACCCTTTAATTTAGCCCTATATTTTGTTAATATTACTTATAAGATACTCAATAAATTAAATAAGAGGTTGCCATGAGTAATCAAGAGTACGATTTTCAATGGGAG is from Flexistipes sinusarabici DSM 4947 and encodes:
- a CDS encoding TetR/AcrR family transcriptional regulator — translated: MSTKGNKTTDKILDSTIELIFQKGIEATSISDIITKIGMSKGSLYFHFPDKQTLVSKALSRYEKSFFEFISASLQGNSPGEKLENFLESVKRMHKSKNYSGGCIFGNTALEMADKNDSLSQKVKNVFDRWISMLSSIINDAQKTGEIRSDLNSKILAGFIVSSVEGGIMLSRLEKKGEPLSQTISALKIMICLKQKRQ
- a CDS encoding cytochrome P460 family protein — translated: MKKTGILITLLIAAVFVVSCAKTDMPKTEPANVWNYLQDQNYTDWQLFPGTTELYPGQSPHGAFLTSYINKKAAKSVNNDEFAYGSIIVKENYTPSKKLAAVTVMYKVKGFNPDGGDWYWAKYSPKGDAQAVGKVKGCIQCHSAVKDSDWSYLKSEM
- a CDS encoding EAL domain-containing protein, yielding MILKDDLTGLPNRNSLINKLNVQKCKKIVLLGIDIKNFGEINSCYGNEEGDNFLVSFGKKLSEFANSLVFNNTEVYRLHSDVFALAACLDKTSLKENLLDFAEMIVKKLENFISENPIRINSLSVTPSFVCGISHNDNFYGDNIGSNLFNRMDIALREAKSRNMKKISYCQIDDEVEKFYERNILWSNILKNVLQGKSKMILKPYYQAIKKIRTGEIPKYECLIRMVGKNDVISPSMFLASAEQLGLLASIGRIVISESCKIFRSLQSGFSINITAQDLTDEGFENFLLSQCDTNNIAHERVTLEILENEEIYNLRSKIINLKKIGFKIAIDDFGVGYSNFSRHHEINIDYIKIDGSLIENLPKSSKSYKTVKSIVSYAQSINAETIAEFVTNSDIYNKLKDLGVDYAQGYAIGKPAESILSA
- a CDS encoding transposase, with the protein product MSVASSISEDNVSVKKPLHKHILEIVTGVLASKSCNLTEIARSLKEDIAIKDTLKRIRRNVHDHPEILELSNYYNMNKWKDKVREETIIALDAGDICHHFGNNFENHCRLRDGSKGSTGNGYYLNQISCYNPSERITFPMYLDMYSSEEQSFKSMNTESMKAVENFVSAAGPKGLWVLDRGYDGGIMLNYFLNKDLDFVTRLTKKRHLVLGGKPVSIPDLVKKINRRYKIGKSFRFGYKKCYINLEGKLYPVTVMVNKGEENKEPHILLTNGHIKKSREIKRRVTGYYHRWGVEECYRFEKQGFGIEKSLTPNFNAIKSLLGASMLAWSVLLMVQEDEILKEQVIANSKREKSKKKDRPKFIYYSLLDGISRAFIMAKEIFRFRKPKPPNLAPTIDELLNKRSLGMIL
- a CDS encoding IS1380-like element ISFsi1 family transposase, with protein sequence MSKLNYKLERSNDKITPFGGISLLIPLLDKMGIRDFLDKELDHPGSNRGKPPSSKIIPVILSMICGGRSFSDIDKLSFDKVLSYISGIEDIPDSSSISRYFSKTESMLDEVAVNKTISKLGSLNYKIVKDALKRENLFSVTLDQDATYAKVYKRDAKYCYKKFKAYSSMTCFIGESGYCIDEEFREGNVSAQVGILEQLQRVHKYLESCGIEVSNVRNDSAGYQSKVLNYCFDNDLTFFIGGDLDSSVRKGINHIPSDSWKRYRNRYGDESDNEEIAEFIHCMENTKESFRIIVVRKKIESDNPTVPELLGDKYEYRVIATNSKLDAEKVVHFYNLRGVCEYNIKEAKYGFNLKSFPSGNLAGNGLWFKTGILAYNLIMYLKRIIMGGVYKNKEMGSIRYQVISIAGKLVSHGGNKLKLCCSVDMFKKMEQWRTECLTL
- a CDS encoding IS5 family transposase; the encoded protein is MRPKKQDSTTQELLEPLLVNIIDMKHPLIQLADKIDWEYFEKEFGSLYHRNDGRPGIPIRMMVGFHYLKYTYNLSDEDVVHGWKENPYWQYFTGEKVFQTKVPINPTSMTRFRNRLKEEDLLKFLEETINTAFRSGYLNKNDVKKVAADTTVQEKNITFPTDIKLFYTMIKYLVKFSKKHEIRLKETHEYSGKKLLMKYSGYVHAKQYKRAGKAVKKMKTKMGKLYRSIERVLPEELRNSDEFQQLKLFYESLWNRSKKSKNKLYSLHSPEVECISKGKSHKRYEFGNKVGFVGTLKKNFILSCKSFHGNPYDGHTLEENLCEAKTLLGSNGTIDTILVDLGYRKHNYRGDAKVHVVPRSMKKFKVNFKRLLKRRSCVEATIGHTKRDNRMDRNYLKGKEGDKANAILAASGHNLRLILAFLLFFLKKFMDNIAKKLANFANEVFLDKKYAKIYV
- the istA gene encoding IS21 family transposase, with protein sequence MLQIEDIRNMYFNKGKNVSEICRETGFDRKTVNKYLEKENWTEVKLPLPEVRGSKLDAYKPEIDRWLEDDRRIRRKQRHTAKRVFDRLREKYPDFECSYRTVASYVSEKKQEIYNPKQSYLPLEHKAGEAQIDFGKADFVEKGVPFFGSYLSVSFPNSNGGYLQLFKGENFKCLAQGLRNIFEHMGGVPHRHWYDNLSPVVKDILKGKDRNLTESFIRFREHYGFESAFCNPASGHEKGNVENKVGYLRRNLLVPVPEFSDLEEYNRELLVRCDKDMKREHYRKGEFISSLFEEDLKALNPLPTRVFEAESYEHVRVDAYGKFTLNDGKHTYSASPRLAGGRAVVVKSHNNIKVLDKNMKEVVVHNRLYGEERQESMDWLPYLSQLSKKPGALKYTGIYKMLPCSIRSWLDKVSPGEKSSALKMLASMTKESGFDVAVKSLENALSCNASDFESISSVYRSIISRMPELKPVSLSPDVPELRKVDSDFSKYDRLFNSEVGHVSN
- the dmpI gene encoding 4-oxalocrotonate tautomerase DmpI codes for the protein MPVITVEGPKTDDLSKKRDFVEKVTEAASEFYSLPEESIIILMKENRQDNVSVGGKLLTDKK
- the mltB gene encoding lytic murein transglycosylase B, with the translated sequence MFTLLFSLCFLSSSHSLVIGDKIAEKFELPKRYVKESLSKAEIVDQVTDLISKPAEAEEWGDYKKIFVNEQRISMGRDFYRKYREELERAENEFYVPSEIIAAVLGVETFFGRYTPKFNALDSLYTLAMNFEERREYFTYELGNLLVYSYKNNINPKEIRSSYAGAIGYPQFMPSNVLKYAVDFDEDGQVDLVNSMSDAIGSVANFLKQHGWHYSDPTAVSVVYGSEKLTGEWMSISSLKEKGVSFPFGLSGHKAKLIRLKDEGKDIYWAVFHNFEVLKRYNPSNKYALSVLLLAVALE